In a single window of the Deltaproteobacteria bacterium genome:
- a CDS encoding 4-hydroxy-3-methylbut-2-enyl diphosphate reductase — translation MLIARSAGFCFGVKRAIAIADETAGKERSGGGKGGPIHSLGPIIHNPQAVEQLEKKGVRVVGTVDEISCGKAI, via the coding sequence ATCCTGATCGCGCGCAGCGCGGGATTCTGCTTCGGCGTCAAGCGCGCCATCGCCATCGCCGACGAGACGGCGGGGAAGGAGCGGAGCGGCGGGGGCAAGGGCGGCCCCATCCATTCGCTGGGCCCCATCATCCACAACCCGCAGGCGGTCGAACAGCTCGAGAAAAAAGGGGTGCGCGTCGTCGGGACGGTCGACGAGATCTCCTGCGGGAAGGCGATCA